Genomic DNA from Methanofollis sp. W23:
CCACCTCTGGGCCCTTTGCTCGCACATCAATGTTCTCGACGCCCATGTCGTCGCCTGTACCGATGAGATCGCAAAGATCGAGGAGATCAAGGCGGAGATCAAACAGAGGTTGAGAGAGTTTGATGTCCAGTACAGCATCCTTGAGTTCGAGCAAGAACCCTGTCCTGAATCTGCGCTGCTTCGGAGGGTGAAGGGGAAGGGGGAGTGAGGAGTGGTGACAGGGGCGAAGCTCTCGGGTGCGAGGATGTGGGATGGCGTGTGTTCTGAAGCCTTGAGCGGGGGGAGGTGAGAGATCAGAGGGCCGCCCCATTGAAAGATTTTCACTGTCGTCTCGCGCCGGGGGGCGAGTGCCCCCCGGAGCCCCCCACGGGGAGAGGGGAGGCGGGGGCGGCAATGGGCGTGTTCTTCATTTGCTGTTCTGTTGTGATGTGAGTGATCGGGATCTTCGATGTGGCCTTCCCACCCCAATCGCAATCCTTGGGGTCCGGGGGCAGAGCCCCCGGCGCGATTGATTGAGGAAGGCGCACGGTTCACGTTCAAAACAGGAAAAAGCATGGGATCAAAAAGGTCGCCCCCACCGCAGGAGAGGGATACTGCTCTCTTCCCCCGGGAAGGCGGCGCGGGTTGATGTTCTCTTCAGGATCGTTTGCTCAGGAACGGTACCCCCGCCTCTTCCGGCGCACCGACTCACCCGAACCGCCCGTCGATCCACCTCGTGATCTCGTCTCTCACCCCCCTGAACCCGTCGAGCACCTCCTCCTCGTTCCTGGTAAAGGCCCGCGGGTCAGGGAACGCCTCATGGATGACGGTCTTTGCCCAGGGGAACATCGGGCAAATCCCACCCTCGCAGACGGTCACGACGGTGTCCATCTCCTGCTGAAAATAGACCGAGAGAGGCTTCGTCTCCTGGCCCGAGAGGTCGACCCCGATCTCGGCCATCACCGCCACGGCCCTGGGATCGACCTCCTCGGCCGTGGCGGTGCCGGCAGAATAGACCTCGTAGCGTTCGCCATACCGCGCCCTCAGATACCCTTCGGCCATCTGGGAGCGGGCGGCATTGTGGGTGCAGATGAAGAGCACCTTCTCTTTCATGCACCCCGCGTGTCCGGGCCCTGATATAAAGGCTGTGGAGAAATGTCCTGAAGAAGATCATTTGCAATCCCCAGGATCGTAAGAGAACAAAAAAAGAGAGGGACGGGGAAGGACGGTCCCCCTCACCTCCCCCACGCTGGATGAACTGGTTCTGTAGAGTTCAGCATGAACCTCGCTCGGGCTTACGCATACCGAAAGAAAATTCGTGGTGGTCTCTGATGAGTGGATCCTTGTCCCCTCTTTGAGCAGGACACCCCATGGGACCACTAATTCATTGCCGCTCCAGCCTCTCCTCACCCTGAGGGGACGACCAGAAGGAGTTTGAGAACAGAGGGAACTGAAGATTCCAGATGATAGGAAGATCGGC
This window encodes:
- a CDS encoding arsenate reductase ArsC encodes the protein MKEKVLFICTHNAARSQMAEGYLRARYGERYEVYSAGTATAEEVDPRAVAVMAEIGVDLSGQETKPLSVYFQQEMDTVVTVCEGGICPMFPWAKTVIHEAFPDPRAFTRNEEEVLDGFRGVRDEITRWIDGRFG